A DNA window from Undibacterium sp. YM2 contains the following coding sequences:
- a CDS encoding GH36-type glycosyl hydrolase domain-containing protein, translating into MKSAKDMLSSSLHQLKNVLKYSQLRLRTYVAQAGAELPLRADLYSAQQMEQHGRILANSHKLSSVFGQDQLLSRLADNHDVIMNACTLLTEAIKDGRPVTPAAAWLLDNYYLIEEQIRTAKRHLPKNYSKELPRLLRGSSAGRPRVYDIALETISHGDGRVDPENLSRFINAYQLVSVLKLGELWAIPIMIRLALLENLRRVATNLTTAHNHRNLAAKWADAMTETAEKDPSNLILLVADMSRSGPPLDSSFVAEMIRRLQGQGPALALPLNWLSQRLAETGQTIEHLVQLDSQQQVADQISISNSIGSLRLLTSMDWREFVENMSVVDRCLRDDPSGIYGRMDFATRDLYRHAVEKIARHSSFSEADVAHNALRFAREAAIKHGQTARNAHIGYFLIGKGRAELERSTAMQHSLPEAIKRAARESALSLYLGSILIISLLSTGLFLQQLRHTAVNPYLLTCFIVVSLIASSQFALSMVNWLATCIALPHPLPRMDYSLGIPLESSALVVVPTMLFNTQNIDTLCEAMEVRFLANSDANLRFCLLTDFADASQEHLPEDETLLLHITRNIEALNEKYPRPDGDHFLVMHRPRVWNAQEKTWMAYERKRGKLGALNAYVLGSGKQEFTHIIGNTLGLEHVRYVITLDTDTELPRDAARKFIATMAHPLNRPYYDEKLQRVTEGYGILQPRVAVALPSSNASFYELLCGGEAGIDPYTRSVSDVYQDVFDEGSFIGKGIYDIAIFEQALKNRMPENRILSHDLLEGCYARAGLLSDVQLYEEYPSSYLADMRRRHRWIRGDWQIASWLKSKVPGIRDEASGVSSLHSNTLSRLSHWKLFDNLRRSMVPLALSVFLLIAWTCFAHPWFWTAAALGFLLIPAASAFLWNLIKKPDDVFFRQHLQSLLRASIQHVTHASLSLIFLPYEAWINLDAILRTQWRILVSHRRLLEWNPSTISNHQYKNSLWNNVRSMWIAPVFSIMLVMLLQRLNSASLQAAAPILLLWFLSPCIAYQISKAKQRRESRLSATQLEFLQTTARKTWLFFETYVGPEDNWLPPDNVQFQPVGVVAHRTSPTNIGLSLLANLAAYDFGYIPAGQLLQRTQNTYASLTRLERYQEHFYNWYDTRTLQPLQPLYISTVDSGNLAGHLLTLRPGLTELIDAPICQPRLFCGLHDTYLLLRNSVSTGIANRLAEFETDLDVLCLGVPRSLIVIYDCLKRLTHQADAYLSSVTVTADNASHIWASALSRQTRTQLEELLYLAPWLSLPDPTRWMHAFPLLDSVPSLRELTQLGLDYVSPTEGGIPLDQAAQVENHNTELARLLVTARKRANERVLQIEQLAQQTMEFARMEYDFLYDASTHLLTIGYNVNERRRDNASYDLLASEARLATFVAIAQGKIPQESWFALGRQLTIAGGEPILLSWSGSMFEYLMPLLVMPNFQNTLLDQTYRSVVQRQIEYGQQRGVAWGISESGYNTFDAHLNYQYRAFGVPGLGFKRGLGDDLVIAPYASMMALMVAPEQACSNLEQLSALGFEGIYGYFEAIDYTPARLPRGQTHALIRSFMVHHQGMGFLSLAYLLLEQPLQKRFASDPLFQATMSLLHERIPKASAVYSNTTELADIRSASSGQEIPLRVLHHVNTRTPEVQLLSNGRYHVMISSVGGSYSRWNDLAITRWNEDSTRDHWGTFCYVRDVSNGRYWSTAFQPCLVNSPSYEVIFSEGRAEFRRSDNNLDMHTEIVVSPEDDIELRRTRIVNRSRHRRTIDFTSYAEVVLASAAADAMHPAFSKLFVETEILDGQHAILCSRRPRSVDEKIPGMFHLMALHGASLDSVSYETDRAKFIGRGNTLEAPAAMRVSRLSDSQGSVLDPVVAIRYQITLEPEQAVTLDVVTGVAENRELCIALIDKYQDKHLADRVIELSWTHSQVVLRQLNISETDAQLYGRLANSVIYMNPLLRADASILSRNHRGQSGLWGYAISGDLPIVLLQINHQDHIELVRQLVQAHAYWRSKGLAVDLVIWNEDHATYRQALQEQIMGMISSVIGTHATERPGGIFVRMAEQISPEDKTLFQAVARVILNDHRGSLLEQLNRRDLVELRAPKLLPGKTVHQRGGYQSQTDSRLSQVPAKLQNFNGLGGFSEDGREYVITTREGQVTPAPWVNVLANPHFGSVISESGQAYTWAENAHEFRLTPWNNDPVCDSSGEAFYIRDEDTGEYWSPTALPCRGSGDYVTRHGFGYSVFTHEEQGILTELTVFVSIDTAVKYSVLRITNESDELRKLSVTGYVEWVLGDLRPKSLMHIATEIDAASGCVIARNPYNTEFPARRAFFDLDGSGRSVSGDRNEFIGRNGSLRNPAAMDRQRLSGKTGAGLDPCTALQQEFELNPGQEKRMVFVLGSVIAENGNVTQFIQQHRGIAAADQALSKVHAYWRNTLGAVQVTTPDQDLNLLANGWLLYQTIACRLWARSGYYQSGGAFGFRDQLQDSMALVHTGQALAREQILLSASHQFFEGDVQHWWHPPVGRGVRTHCSDDYLWLPLAVARYVNSSGDLGILDEKLHYLEGRAVNQEEDSYYDLPARSAAAGSLYEHCVKAIEHGLRFGSHGLPLIGSCDWNDGMDKVGHLGKGESVWLAFFLHQVLTKFSAIALLRQDSAFSSRCLEQARQLSKNIDEHAWDGAWYRRAYFDDGGTLGSAQNAECQIDSISQSWAILSAAANPQRATLAMKALDQRLIRRDKQIIQLLDPAFDCSGQNPGYIRGYVPGVRENGGQYTHAAIWTGMAFARMGDAARAWEAFNIINPIHHGNTANAIARYKVEPYVICADVYAVEPHTGRGGWSWYTGSAGWMYTFMMESLLGLKREGKHLSLTPCVPPGWSQFSLRYQHLSSTYQITVKLRDVAYGQSLLFIDDIAMGNLLIPLMDDQREHVVELNYVQPAHE; encoded by the coding sequence TTGAAATCAGCCAAAGATATGCTGTCATCCAGCCTGCATCAGCTAAAGAACGTCCTGAAATACAGTCAGCTGCGTTTGCGCACCTATGTTGCACAGGCTGGGGCAGAACTGCCTTTACGGGCTGACCTCTACAGCGCTCAGCAAATGGAACAGCATGGGCGCATACTGGCTAACAGCCACAAGCTGAGTTCTGTTTTTGGACAGGACCAGCTCTTGTCACGGCTGGCTGACAATCATGATGTGATCATGAATGCCTGTACCCTGCTGACCGAAGCCATCAAAGACGGCAGGCCGGTGACGCCTGCTGCTGCCTGGCTCCTGGATAACTATTACCTGATAGAAGAACAGATACGTACGGCTAAACGGCATTTGCCAAAAAATTACAGTAAAGAGTTGCCACGGCTACTGCGGGGTAGTTCGGCTGGTCGCCCGCGCGTGTATGACATTGCACTGGAAACCATTTCCCATGGCGACGGCAGGGTTGATCCCGAAAACCTGAGCCGCTTCATCAATGCATATCAGCTGGTATCAGTACTGAAGCTGGGTGAGCTGTGGGCCATACCCATCATGATCAGGCTGGCGCTGTTAGAGAACCTGCGCCGTGTCGCCACCAATCTGACCACGGCACATAATCATCGCAATCTGGCTGCCAAATGGGCTGATGCGATGACCGAGACTGCAGAGAAAGACCCGAGCAACTTGATCTTGCTGGTGGCCGACATGTCGCGCTCAGGGCCGCCTCTGGACAGTTCTTTCGTGGCAGAGATGATCAGGCGCCTGCAAGGTCAGGGGCCTGCCCTGGCCCTGCCCCTGAACTGGCTTTCGCAACGCCTGGCAGAGACCGGGCAAACCATAGAACACTTGGTGCAGCTGGATTCACAGCAACAGGTCGCTGATCAGATTTCCATCAGCAACAGCATAGGCAGTCTGCGCTTGCTGACATCGATGGACTGGCGCGAATTTGTGGAAAACATGAGTGTCGTAGATCGTTGCCTGCGTGATGATCCGTCTGGTATTTATGGTCGCATGGATTTTGCCACACGAGATTTGTACCGGCATGCTGTCGAAAAAATTGCCAGGCACAGCAGTTTTTCTGAAGCAGATGTGGCACATAATGCCCTGCGCTTTGCGCGCGAGGCTGCCATCAAACATGGCCAAACTGCGCGCAATGCGCATATAGGTTATTTCCTGATAGGCAAAGGCCGGGCAGAGCTGGAACGATCAACAGCCATGCAACACAGTTTGCCTGAAGCCATCAAACGGGCAGCACGTGAATCCGCCCTGAGTCTGTATCTGGGCAGCATCCTCATTATAAGCCTGCTGAGCACTGGCTTATTCCTGCAGCAGCTCAGGCATACTGCAGTGAACCCTTACTTGCTGACATGCTTTATCGTCGTCAGTCTGATCGCCAGCAGCCAGTTTGCCTTGTCGATGGTGAACTGGCTGGCCACCTGCATTGCCCTGCCCCATCCTTTGCCGCGCATGGATTATTCGCTGGGGATACCTCTGGAATCAAGCGCACTGGTCGTAGTGCCAACGATGCTCTTCAACACGCAAAATATCGATACCCTGTGCGAGGCCATGGAAGTGCGGTTTCTGGCAAACAGCGACGCCAATCTGCGTTTTTGTCTGTTGACTGACTTTGCCGATGCCAGCCAGGAACACCTGCCGGAAGACGAAACATTATTACTCCATATCACCCGTAACATCGAAGCATTGAATGAGAAATATCCGCGCCCTGATGGCGATCATTTCCTGGTCATGCACAGGCCAAGGGTGTGGAATGCACAAGAAAAAACCTGGATGGCTTATGAGCGCAAGCGCGGCAAACTTGGTGCCTTGAATGCCTATGTACTTGGATCAGGCAAGCAAGAATTCACGCACATCATTGGCAATACTCTTGGCCTGGAGCACGTCAGATATGTCATTACACTAGACACGGACACGGAATTGCCCCGTGATGCCGCCCGCAAGTTCATTGCCACCATGGCACATCCATTGAACCGGCCGTACTATGACGAGAAGCTGCAGAGAGTGACTGAAGGCTACGGTATTTTACAGCCGCGCGTGGCAGTCGCCCTGCCATCCAGCAATGCCTCATTCTATGAATTGTTATGCGGTGGCGAAGCAGGCATAGATCCTTACACACGTAGCGTATCTGATGTCTACCAGGATGTATTTGATGAGGGCTCATTCATAGGCAAGGGTATTTATGATATCGCCATATTTGAGCAGGCCCTTAAAAACCGCATGCCTGAAAACCGCATACTCAGCCATGATTTACTGGAAGGCTGCTATGCCCGTGCCGGTCTGCTGAGTGATGTGCAATTGTATGAAGAATATCCGTCCAGTTATCTGGCTGACATGCGGCGGCGCCATCGCTGGATAAGGGGTGACTGGCAGATAGCCTCGTGGCTAAAAAGCAAAGTGCCGGGCATCAGGGATGAAGCTAGCGGAGTATCGAGCCTGCACAGCAATACCTTGTCGCGTCTGTCACACTGGAAGTTATTCGATAATCTGCGCCGCAGCATGGTACCACTGGCGCTGAGCGTATTTTTACTGATAGCGTGGACTTGCTTTGCACATCCCTGGTTCTGGACTGCAGCCGCCCTCGGTTTTTTACTGATTCCGGCTGCCAGTGCATTTTTATGGAATTTGATAAAAAAACCGGACGATGTATTCTTTCGCCAGCATTTGCAATCATTGCTGCGCGCCAGCATCCAGCATGTCACTCATGCATCGCTGAGCCTGATTTTTTTGCCTTATGAGGCATGGATCAATCTGGATGCCATCTTGCGCACACAATGGCGCATACTGGTTTCACACCGGCGCTTGCTGGAATGGAATCCATCGACGATCAGCAACCATCAGTACAAGAACAGTCTTTGGAATAATGTGCGCAGCATGTGGATAGCGCCGGTATTTTCCATCATGCTTGTCATGCTCTTGCAGCGGCTGAATTCTGCTTCCCTGCAGGCAGCCGCCCCAATTTTGTTGTTGTGGTTTCTTTCTCCCTGCATCGCGTACCAGATAAGCAAGGCCAAACAAAGGCGCGAATCCCGTTTAAGCGCAACACAGCTTGAATTCCTGCAAACCACCGCCCGCAAGACCTGGCTGTTTTTTGAAACCTATGTCGGCCCTGAAGATAACTGGCTGCCGCCGGACAATGTGCAGTTCCAGCCTGTGGGTGTGGTGGCACACCGCACTTCGCCAACCAATATAGGTTTGTCCCTGCTGGCCAATCTGGCTGCCTATGACTTTGGCTATATTCCCGCGGGCCAGCTCTTGCAACGCACACAAAATACCTATGCCAGCCTGACAAGGCTGGAACGCTATCAGGAGCATTTCTATAACTGGTATGACACCAGGACGCTACAGCCTTTGCAGCCCTTGTATATATCAACGGTAGATAGTGGCAATCTCGCCGGTCATCTGCTGACTCTGCGGCCAGGGCTGACAGAATTGATTGACGCTCCGATTTGCCAGCCACGGCTGTTTTGTGGCTTGCATGATACCTATCTGCTATTGCGCAACTCCGTGAGTACGGGCATAGCGAACAGACTGGCTGAATTTGAAACTGACCTCGACGTGCTCTGCCTGGGCGTACCCAGATCCCTGATCGTCATCTATGACTGTCTGAAGCGCCTGACACATCAGGCAGATGCTTACCTGTCCAGCGTAACCGTGACTGCGGACAATGCCAGCCATATCTGGGCGAGCGCCCTGAGCAGACAAACCAGAACGCAATTGGAAGAATTGCTCTATCTGGCACCTTGGCTGAGCCTGCCCGACCCTACCCGGTGGATGCATGCATTTCCCTTGCTTGATAGCGTCCCCAGCCTGCGCGAACTGACGCAACTGGGCCTGGATTATGTCTCGCCTACCGAGGGCGGTATCCCGCTTGATCAGGCAGCACAGGTAGAAAACCATAATACGGAATTGGCACGCTTGCTGGTGACAGCCCGAAAGCGCGCGAACGAACGCGTCCTGCAAATTGAGCAGCTGGCACAGCAAACCATGGAATTCGCCAGGATGGAATATGATTTCCTCTATGACGCCAGCACACATTTACTGACCATAGGCTATAACGTCAACGAGCGCAGGCGTGACAACGCCAGCTATGACCTGCTGGCCTCAGAGGCCAGGCTGGCGACTTTCGTCGCCATCGCCCAGGGCAAAATCCCGCAGGAAAGCTGGTTCGCACTGGGACGCCAACTGACGATAGCCGGAGGAGAGCCGATCCTGCTATCCTGGAGCGGCTCGATGTTTGAGTACCTGATGCCCTTGCTGGTCATGCCAAATTTCCAGAACACCTTGCTCGATCAGACTTATCGCTCGGTCGTCCAGCGCCAGATCGAGTATGGTCAACAGCGCGGTGTGGCCTGGGGCATTTCAGAGTCCGGCTACAATACTTTCGATGCGCATCTGAATTATCAGTACCGTGCCTTTGGTGTCCCTGGCCTTGGCTTCAAGCGTGGACTGGGTGATGACCTGGTGATCGCACCCTATGCTTCCATGATGGCACTGATGGTCGCCCCGGAGCAAGCCTGCAGCAATCTGGAACAGTTGTCGGCACTGGGCTTCGAGGGGATATATGGTTATTTCGAAGCGATAGACTATACCCCGGCACGTTTGCCACGCGGGCAAACACATGCATTGATACGCTCTTTCATGGTCCATCATCAGGGCATGGGATTCTTGTCCCTGGCCTATCTGCTGCTTGAGCAGCCTTTGCAAAAACGCTTCGCATCCGACCCTTTGTTCCAGGCCACCATGTCATTGCTGCATGAGCGCATCCCCAAGGCCAGTGCAGTGTATTCCAATACTACCGAACTGGCAGACATACGCAGTGCCAGCAGCGGTCAGGAAATTCCTTTACGCGTCTTACATCATGTCAATACCCGCACGCCAGAAGTGCAATTGCTGTCGAATGGGCGCTATCACGTGATGATCAGTAGCGTTGGTGGCAGTTATAGCCGCTGGAATGATCTGGCCATCACCCGCTGGAATGAAGACAGCACCAGGGATCACTGGGGTACTTTCTGTTATGTGCGCGATGTCAGCAACGGTCGCTACTGGTCCACCGCTTTCCAGCCCTGCCTGGTCAATTCGCCTTCCTATGAAGTCATTTTCTCTGAAGGCAGGGCAGAATTCCGCCGCAGTGACAACAATCTCGACATGCATACCGAGATCGTGGTTTCGCCAGAGGATGACATAGAGCTACGTCGCACCCGCATCGTCAATCGTTCACGCCACCGCCGCACCATAGACTTCACCAGCTATGCAGAAGTGGTGCTGGCATCGGCAGCCGCAGATGCCATGCATCCGGCATTCAGCAAGCTGTTTGTAGAGACAGAAATCCTGGATGGACAGCATGCAATCTTGTGCAGCCGCCGCCCACGCTCAGTCGATGAAAAGATACCCGGCATGTTCCACCTGATGGCCTTGCACGGGGCCAGTCTGGACAGTGTCTCGTATGAAACCGACAGGGCAAAATTCATAGGCCGTGGCAATACTTTGGAAGCCCCGGCTGCGATGCGTGTCAGCCGCTTGTCTGACAGCCAGGGCTCGGTACTTGACCCTGTCGTTGCCATCCGTTATCAGATCACGCTGGAGCCGGAACAGGCAGTCACGCTGGACGTCGTCACTGGCGTGGCAGAAAACCGTGAACTTTGCATCGCGCTCATCGACAAATACCAGGACAAGCACCTGGCTGACCGCGTCATCGAACTATCCTGGACACATAGCCAGGTAGTATTGCGCCAGTTGAATATCAGTGAAACCGATGCGCAACTGTACGGGCGTCTGGCAAATTCTGTCATCTATATGAATCCGCTCCTGCGTGCCGATGCCAGCATACTGAGCCGCAATCACCGCGGGCAATCTGGCTTGTGGGGTTATGCAATATCCGGTGACTTGCCCATCGTGCTGCTACAGATCAACCACCAGGATCACATAGAACTGGTCAGGCAATTAGTGCAGGCACATGCCTACTGGCGCTCCAAAGGGCTGGCCGTTGATCTGGTGATCTGGAACGAAGACCACGCCACCTACCGCCAGGCCCTGCAGGAGCAAATCATGGGCATGATCTCTTCTGTTATTGGCACCCACGCAACAGAACGTCCCGGTGGTATCTTTGTCAGGATGGCAGAACAGATATCACCGGAAGACAAGACCCTGTTCCAGGCCGTCGCCAGGGTGATACTCAATGATCATCGTGGCAGCCTGCTGGAGCAATTAAACCGGCGCGACCTGGTGGAGTTGCGCGCCCCCAAACTACTGCCAGGCAAGACTGTTCATCAACGGGGCGGATATCAGTCACAGACAGACAGCAGGTTGAGTCAAGTACCAGCGAAATTGCAAAATTTCAATGGCCTGGGAGGTTTTTCTGAAGATGGCCGTGAATATGTCATCACCACCCGGGAAGGACAGGTAACCCCGGCTCCCTGGGTTAATGTACTGGCCAATCCGCATTTTGGCAGTGTCATTTCAGAAAGCGGGCAAGCCTATACCTGGGCCGAAAATGCCCATGAATTCCGCCTCACTCCATGGAATAATGATCCAGTCTGCGATAGTAGCGGTGAAGCCTTTTATATACGCGATGAAGATACCGGAGAATATTGGTCCCCCACCGCCCTGCCCTGCCGTGGCAGCGGCGATTACGTCACCCGGCATGGCTTTGGCTACAGTGTATTCACCCATGAAGAACAAGGCATACTTACTGAGCTGACCGTGTTTGTCAGCATTGATACAGCCGTCAAATACTCGGTACTGCGCATCACCAATGAATCTGACGAGCTAAGAAAATTGTCGGTCACTGGCTACGTGGAATGGGTATTGGGTGACTTGCGGCCCAAGTCTCTGATGCATATCGCAACAGAAATTGATGCTGCCAGTGGCTGCGTAATTGCGCGTAATCCTTACAATACAGAATTTCCTGCGCGCAGGGCTTTCTTTGATCTCGACGGTAGTGGCCGCAGTGTCAGCGGTGATCGCAATGAGTTCATTGGCCGCAACGGCAGCCTGCGCAATCCAGCTGCAATGGACAGACAGCGCCTGTCCGGCAAAACTGGTGCCGGACTTGATCCCTGTACGGCCTTGCAACAGGAATTTGAACTCAACCCGGGACAGGAAAAACGCATGGTATTTGTGCTGGGCTCGGTAATTGCAGAAAACGGTAATGTCACCCAATTCATACAGCAGCACAGGGGAATTGCTGCCGCCGACCAGGCGTTGAGCAAGGTGCATGCATACTGGCGCAATACGCTGGGCGCAGTGCAGGTTACAACGCCCGACCAGGATTTGAATTTACTGGCCAACGGCTGGCTGCTGTACCAGACCATCGCCTGCCGCCTGTGGGCACGCAGCGGTTATTACCAGTCGGGAGGTGCTTTTGGTTTCCGTGACCAGTTGCAGGACAGCATGGCCCTGGTACATACCGGACAGGCGCTGGCGCGCGAACAGATACTCTTGTCTGCAAGCCACCAATTCTTCGAAGGTGATGTACAGCACTGGTGGCACCCTCCCGTTGGCCGCGGTGTGCGTACCCATTGTTCTGATGATTATCTCTGGCTGCCCTTGGCCGTCGCACGCTATGTCAACAGCAGCGGTGACCTGGGCATACTTGATGAAAAACTGCATTACCTGGAAGGGCGCGCAGTGAATCAGGAAGAAGATTCCTACTATGATTTGCCTGCCAGATCCGCAGCAGCAGGCAGCTTGTATGAGCATTGTGTGAAGGCTATCGAGCATGGTTTGCGGTTTGGCAGCCATGGCCTGCCCCTGATAGGCTCTTGCGACTGGAACGATGGCATGGACAAGGTGGGCCATCTGGGCAAAGGGGAAAGCGTGTGGCTGGCTTTCTTCCTGCATCAGGTTTTGACAAAATTTTCTGCTATTGCACTGTTGCGTCAAGACAGCGCATTTTCAAGCAGATGCCTGGAGCAGGCCCGTCAGTTATCAAAAAATATTGATGAACATGCCTGGGATGGTGCCTGGTACAGGCGAGCTTATTTTGATGATGGTGGTACATTGGGATCGGCACAAAATGCTGAGTGCCAGATAGATTCGATTTCCCAAAGCTGGGCCATACTGTCTGCGGCGGCAAACCCGCAAAGGGCTACGCTGGCGATGAAGGCTCTGGACCAGCGCCTGATACGGCGCGACAAGCAGATCATACAATTACTTGACCCTGCCTTTGATTGTTCTGGACAAAATCCCGGCTATATCCGTGGATATGTACCGGGAGTACGTGAGAATGGCGGGCAATACACACATGCCGCGATCTGGACTGGCATGGCATTTGCCAGAATGGGCGATGCCGCCCGGGCCTGGGAGGCATTCAATATCATCAACCCCATACATCATGGCAATACAGCCAATGCAATCGCCCGCTATAAGGTAGAACCCTATGTCATCTGTGCCGACGTCTATGCAGTAGAGCCGCATACAGGCCGTGGTGGCTGGAGCTGGTATACAGGTTCGGCGGGCTGGATGTATACCTTCATGATGGAATCATTGTTGGGCTTGAAACGTGAAGGCAAGCACCTGAGCCTGACGCCATGCGT